Proteins co-encoded in one Euleptes europaea isolate rEulEur1 chromosome 1, rEulEur1.hap1, whole genome shotgun sequence genomic window:
- the LOC130485861 gene encoding olfactory receptor 1L3-like has protein sequence MDHKNTTQVSEFFLRGFSSEPEDEKLLFPIFLFMYLLTIVGNVTIILLIYSDRHLLQTPMYFFLSHLAVADLGFASSIVPQVLQNLLSQKKTISYHGCLAQMFVAIFIGNADSYILASMAYDRFVAICRPLYYASIMNRKRCLQMVTASWTITMFHSSIYTFLMSRVEFCDPGEIPQFFCDLYPVLAVSCSDSYIIDLVLMTEGVVEILGPFVLIIISYAFIFFTIMKIPSAVAKRKAFSTCGSHICVVVMYFGGISFVYFKPNSNLVVRQDTWAAMMYTMVNPMVNPFIYTLRNNEMKAALKRVIKKHFH, from the coding sequence ATGGATCACAAGAACACGACTCAGGTCTCCGAATTCTTCCTCCGTGGGTTCTCATCCGAGCCAGAGGATGAAAAACTCCTCTTCCCGATTTTCCTCTTCATGTATTTGCTCACCATTGTGGGGAATGTAACCATCATCCTGTTGATCTACTCAGATAGGCACCTCCTCCAaacccccatgtacttcttccttaGCCATCTCGCAGTAGCTGATTTGGGTTTTGCCAGCTCCATCGTCCCCCAGGTGCTACAGAACTTGCTATCTCAGAAAAAGACCATCTCCTACCATGGCTGCCTGGCCCAGATGTTTGTTGCTATCTTTATCGGTAATGCGGACAGCTACATTTTGGCTTCCATGGCCTATGACCGCTTCGTGGCGATCTGCCGCCCGCTGTACTATGCCTCCATTATGAACCGCAAACGTTGCCTCCAGATGGTCACAGCCTCCTGGACTATCACCATGTTCCACTCGTCGATTTATACATTTTTGATGTCCCGCGTTGAGTTCTGTGACCCTGGGGAGATCCCTCAGTTTTTCTGTGACCTTTACCCTGTTCTGGCTGTTTCTTGCTCTGACTCGTACATCATAGATCTCGTATTGATGACTGAGGGGGTGGTGGAGATCCTGGGGCCGTTTGTGCTCATTATCATCTCTTATGCATTCATCTTCTTCACCATCATGAAGATTCCATCAGCCGTTGCCAAGCGGAAGGCTTTCTCCACGTGCGGGTCCCACATATGCGTGGTGGTCATGTACTTTGGTGGTATAAGCTTTGTTTATTTCAAGCCAAATTCTAATCTGGTGGTACGACAAGATACGTGGGCTGCTATGATGTATACCATGGTCAACCCCATGGTGAATCCCTTCATCTACACCCTCAGGAACAATGAAATGAAGGCAGCCCTGAAGAGAGTCATTAAGAAGCATTTTCATTAG
- the LOC130485871 gene encoding olfactory receptor 1L1-like isoform X1 — translation MNHRNTTDVSEFLLQGFPSPPEVQRLLFPLLLSIYLLTLLGNVTIILLIRSDMQLLQTPMYFLLSHLALADIGFTSTTIPKALDNLLSQKKTISYRGCLAQMYFFISFGNSDSFLLASMAYDRYVAICCPLHYSAMMSRKHCLLLAMVSWTVPIILASLYTILMSRIEFCDPEEIPDFFCDVFPMLSVCCSDTSIIELIVMTEGVMEMVTPFALIIISYAFIFYTVIKIPSAVGKRKAFSTCGSHICVVVLFYGSISWVYFKPDSKNPSFQETVATVMYTVVTPMLNPFLYTLRNSEMKAALKRLMNQ, via the exons ATGAATCACAGGAACACAACGGATGTTTCTGAATTCCTCCTCCAAGGTTTTCCATCCCCTCCTGAGGTCCAAAGACTCCTCTTCCCGCTCCTCCTTTCCATCTACCTGCTCACCCTCCTGGGGAATGTAACGATCATTTTGTTGATCCGCTCCGACATGCAGCTGCTGCAGACGCCGATGTACTTCCTCCTCAGCCACCTTGCCCTAGCAGATATCGGTTTCACCTCCACCACCATTCCCAAGGCGCTAGATAATTTGCTGTCTCAGAAGAAGACTATCTCCTACCGGGGTTGTCTGGCCCAGATGTATTTCTTTATATCTTTTGGCAACTCAGACAGCTTCCTGCTGGCTTCCATGGCCTATGACCGCTACGTGGCTATCTGCTGCCCACTGCACTATTCTGCCATGATGAGTCGCAAGCATTGTCTCCTACTGGCAATGGTGTCCTGGACTGTCCCCATAATCCTCGCTTCGTTGTATACAATTTTGATGTCCCGCATTGAGTTTTGTGACCCTGAAGAGATCCCTGATTTTTTCTGTGATGTTTTCCCAATGTTGTCTGTCTGCTGCTCTGATACCAGTATCATAGAACTGATAGTGATGACCGAGGGGGTCATGGAGATGGTGACGCCTTTTGCGCTCATTATCATTTCCTATGCGTTCATCTTCTACACCGTGATTAAAATTCCATCCGCCGTTGGGAAGCGCAAGGCCTTCTCCACCTGTGGCTCCCACATTTGTGTGGTGGTCTTGTTCTATGGCTCTATAAGCTGGGTCTATTTTAAGCCAGATTCCAAGAACCCAAGCTTCCAAGAAACTGTAGCAACTGTGATGTATACTGTGGTGACCCCTATGCTGAATCCCTTCCTCTATACCCTCAGGAACAGTGAGATGAAGGCAGCCCTGAAGAGG CTAATGAATcagtag
- the LOC130485871 gene encoding olfactory receptor 1L1-like isoform X2 yields MNHRNTTDVSEFLLQGFPSPPEVQRLLFPLLLSIYLLTLLGNVTIILLIRSDMQLLQTPMYFLLSHLALADIGFTSTTIPKALDNLLSQKKTISYRGCLAQMYFFISFGNSDSFLLASMAYDRYVAICCPLHYSAMMSRKHCLLLAMVSWTVPIILASLYTILMSRIEFCDPEEIPDFFCDVFPMLSVCCSDTSIIELIVMTEGVMEMVTPFALIIISYAFIFYTVIKIPSAVGKRKAFSTCGSHICVVVLFYGSISWVYFKPDSKNPSFQETVATVMYTVVTPMLNPFLYTLRNSEMKAALKRVIKRHFR; encoded by the coding sequence ATGAATCACAGGAACACAACGGATGTTTCTGAATTCCTCCTCCAAGGTTTTCCATCCCCTCCTGAGGTCCAAAGACTCCTCTTCCCGCTCCTCCTTTCCATCTACCTGCTCACCCTCCTGGGGAATGTAACGATCATTTTGTTGATCCGCTCCGACATGCAGCTGCTGCAGACGCCGATGTACTTCCTCCTCAGCCACCTTGCCCTAGCAGATATCGGTTTCACCTCCACCACCATTCCCAAGGCGCTAGATAATTTGCTGTCTCAGAAGAAGACTATCTCCTACCGGGGTTGTCTGGCCCAGATGTATTTCTTTATATCTTTTGGCAACTCAGACAGCTTCCTGCTGGCTTCCATGGCCTATGACCGCTACGTGGCTATCTGCTGCCCACTGCACTATTCTGCCATGATGAGTCGCAAGCATTGTCTCCTACTGGCAATGGTGTCCTGGACTGTCCCCATAATCCTCGCTTCGTTGTATACAATTTTGATGTCCCGCATTGAGTTTTGTGACCCTGAAGAGATCCCTGATTTTTTCTGTGATGTTTTCCCAATGTTGTCTGTCTGCTGCTCTGATACCAGTATCATAGAACTGATAGTGATGACCGAGGGGGTCATGGAGATGGTGACGCCTTTTGCGCTCATTATCATTTCCTATGCGTTCATCTTCTACACCGTGATTAAAATTCCATCCGCCGTTGGGAAGCGCAAGGCCTTCTCCACCTGTGGCTCCCACATTTGTGTGGTGGTCTTGTTCTATGGCTCTATAAGCTGGGTCTATTTTAAGCCAGATTCCAAGAACCCAAGCTTCCAAGAAACTGTAGCAACTGTGATGTATACTGTGGTGACCCCTATGCTGAATCCCTTCCTCTATACCCTCAGGAACAGTGAGATGAAGGCAGCCCTGAAGAGGGTCATCAAGCGCCATTTTCGTTAA